The following nucleotide sequence is from Acyrthosiphon pisum isolate AL4f chromosome A2, pea_aphid_22Mar2018_4r6ur, whole genome shotgun sequence.
TTAAATTAACAATTCAGTTTGTACAGACACAAAATTGCATTATGTAAACTCATTATGTTACTCAACATTAATCCTCCTGGccaaatgaataattattttttatgtttaaataggtGTTATGCAGTGAAAAATGTCGAATAATAGCATTTCAACATACAAATTCAAACCGTTTCAGTTCACTGTATTAAAGAAAAATCTTGATCCACAGAAACGTCCATTGGCGAGAAGTGGACATCGAGTGGTGTGCAATAATGCCTACTTATTCTCGTATGGAGGTTTCAATCCTCAAACAAATGTTagacacaaattttttttctttatacaaATTACTGCCAAttccaatatttataattattttttttgagttgAAGTGTTCTGCTTTTAAAATAGAGATTATTTCACTGTTTATCATCTTTTGGTTGCCCATGTTTATATCGTAACCCATCTTACTGATATTCTCTTTAGAGTATAAACCATAATCAATGTGTACTTATAGGATGTTCTTGGTCAAAGAGTGTCATCAGCTATGCGGGAGCTTTGGAAGTATTGTTTTGATTTAGGCGAATGGAAAATAATCAAGTGCCAGAATGTTCCTCAAGAATTAGCATCTAGTTCAGTTACACTATCTGGTaacataatcattatatatGGAGGTACTGGAGTTCCATTTGGAGCATTTTGTAGTAACCGCATGTACTTGGGTAAGATTTTAATGACACACCTTACATTAATGATGAAcattagtacaattattattcaatttaatgatTCTAGGAAATTTAGCCAATGAGTATAAAGAAAATGGAATGAGCTTTGAAGAGTTAGAAGTGTCTGGTGATGTTCCATTACCATTATATGGACAAGGTGTTGTAATggatggtaaatatatttattcaattggtGGCACATCTGGTTACGAATATGAGATGGATGTTCATCGATTTGATCTGAGTACAAGAAAATGGGAGTTGTTACATAAGTCACTAGGGGAAGGTCAAGAACCTGAACCTAGATATCGACATGAAGTAATATTCTACAAGGGCAGAATATACATATTTGGTGGTGGACGAGGTGGTGCCAGGAATATTTACTATGGTTTTTCGgttagtgtaaaatatttaatttatatttttaaagatactTTTCCGGTATCCCGACTACCAACCTGATATTATACCAGTCAGAATTAATAATTCCCCATAACAACATGGTTGACGGTGGTTACTCTGTGGGCTTTGGCCAACTTGAGGTGATGTTGCATATTATCAAGTCGaaggattttttttgttttttttttttatccgagCGCAGCTCAGCGAGTGAGTGGTCACTCAGGCATCActgtaattaatttacaatcttGGAAGTTAGGGAAGATCTTGGAAAGCtttctttagaaaaaattaaacttcCAAGAACGTAAATTATTTGTGATGCCCGCGTAGCCACTCGCTTGCTACACTCGGactaaaaaaacgaaaatatccttCGACCTGCTATTCAACACCCcctcaagttggtcacagggtaaccacCATTAACCATGTTGTTACTGGGAACTATAAAGTCTGGCTGGTATAATAGTATCGGGTTGGTAGTCGGGGTATCGGCCAGCAGTTAGGATAACAAATTTAAGACTCATGGTAGTAGGGATAATGGAAAAGTACCTTTTTAAATATGGTAttctcaatatatttatttaatcctaTTCATTCTTTTATGAACTTAACccattttataattgaattatttttaataagtgaatatataatataatactatatgataattgattaatacgatataattattaattattgtattatttacctacCATTTTGAGATTGCatactagaaatatttttaaaaacaatgtactATAAGTATGATAATGTAAGATCacatgggggggggggtcttGCAAAGGGAGGTAGCCGCTTCCCTGCCAcccccgtgcgcacgcttatgtaTGTGTCATTCATCTGTAGAACATACAAaccaaattatgtaaatatatgtcAATCCTAAACAAAgggtaaatattttgataattattttttaattaggtacataatttggtaaaattattacaaactgaataatattcaatttgagCTAAATTAATTCAATGACATTGTAAAATaaggaattatttttataaattttcaacaaatttctttaaaatagttgtatcaaaataaaaaaccataacacatctaataattattaaaactaagtaatttttgagttatatttactaccattataatttaatattgatacctatcaccttttactgtaatttaaaatgatttgtgacttaagtaaaattgaaattaataatttgactataaataataggttcttgataataacaattaataacacttaatatgttataactagAGGCGGATTTCAATgcaaaatgcatatttttctgaATGTCCTAAAATATTGCTTTCCAAGCCAAATTTCATATCAAACATcagagaattaaaaattaaacttttattttgttgttatttttaaagtatttttagacattttaagtgTATTTTTCTTGCCATACATACTTTCTAGTATTATTCGAaaattcgataaaatatatatgggttagaaaaaaattcatatttttttattgttaaaaagtaTCAAGTGGTGGCTTATACACTAGGCGATTAATTGCACAAAATAGTTttcttttaaaacattttttaactgtttttaaattaagtcattcaatttttttttccagtttcaaataattaatagggtattttaaatttttttaggtatttttttatatgtgcatcaaatagtattttttaaagacatttttcttgtttttagaa
It contains:
- the LOC100167588 gene encoding kelch domain-containing protein 10 isoform X2 — encoded protein: MSNNSISTYKFKPFQFTVLKKNLDPQKRPLARSGHRVVCNNAYLFSYGGFNPQTNDVLGQRVSSAMRELWKYCFDLGEWKIIKCQNVPQELASSSVTLSGNIIIIYGGTGVPFGAFCSNRMYLGNLANEYKENGMSFEELEVSGDVPLPLYGQGVVMDGKYIYSIGGTSGYEYEMDVHRFDLSTRKWELLHKSLGEGQEPEPRYRHEVIFYKGRIYIFGGGRGGARNIYYGFSKIHMFDVATKQWQFLPAKHDHRVPKPGYPNNRSCHSCVQCPEKSNLVYICGGFDGFRSFKDVWRFDFDTLQWEKLTKCIMPQPVYFHSTAVTPSGRMCCYGGIISDDDIDIRGGRSNDITSAWIMIPKLKVICWEAMVYYFKEQMFESSDECLKKIGLPQEYYERIIEARRIC